From the genome of Danio rerio strain Tuebingen ecotype United States chromosome 2, GRCz12tu, whole genome shotgun sequence, one region includes:
- the amotl2b gene encoding angiomotin-like 2b codes for MPLTESAWNESVGWFSSDHKYSTSSNKMRGEEASGTVLHRLIQEQLRYGNPTDAHTLLAIQQQALRRGGGAASSSQSSSESLSQDEPHSPQLSTRQEPQGQEHQVDYQHSENYTTYPHHQEELPTYEQAKAHSQYLASQWCLPHRVCSLQDSVAIQKPCEEQDSWDMKQGHVRSISDRLLHFSMESGKMPCSASYPQINGYHANQHLQYNQQGLEYNKLAPYTEYPFSVEYENGYKAPPPFHSQHNRLPTPEVCHRLSTSPPAGREVNACSRSQLEMLMNENKRLRQELEGQTEKALKIQKLEQEIQRISEAYDTLMKGCAKREALEQALRNKLMAEIKRLQHSSVQAAKQAEAADQNQHAIEKLHLQNEEQKLRCACLEQEVQHLRNEAEKHQRRSEALESTLRSTQTRSQQLWTELQRKRAYVEKVERLQGALTQLQATCEKREGLEMRLRTRLEQELRSLRNQQRQPQPVGGTSHVSVYTLQENLREKEERILSLEADKIRWEQKYLEEKTMREFAMDAAATAAAQRDTTIINHSPCHSFIEELPSTEYRNQEVENRIRSLYAQILEKDTVISILKQKLQHEQKGQLGALQPATADSSIISSHSTPAHTAQGKERSHFNDQAAGTLHSSHAPVEALAHTTDQTPHTEAKPKNIQKAPSAVDLFKGVDDVSAEAVEIFI; via the exons ATGCCATTAACAGAATCCGCGTGGAATGAAAGTGTTGGTTG GTTCAGCTCAGATCATAAATACTCAACTTCATCAAATAAAATGAGAGGTGAAGAAGCATCCGGCACTGTCCTGCACAGACTGATACAAGAGCAGCTTCGTTATGGAAACCCCACAGATGCCCACACACTCCTGGCCATCCAGCAGCAGGCCCTGCGGCGAGGAGGAGGAGCAGCATCTTCCTCACAGTCTTCATCTGAGAGCCTCAGCCAGGACGAGCCCCACTCTCCTCAGCTATCAACCCGCCAAGAACCGCAGGGTCAGGAGCACCAGGTGGACTACCAGCACTCGGAAAACTACACCACATATCCACACCACCAAGAGGAGCTGCCCACGTATGAACAAGCCAAGGCCCATTCTCAATATTTGGCCTCCCAGTGGTGCCTCCCACACCGGGTCTGCTCACTACAGGACAGTGTGGCTATCCAGAAGCCTTGTGAGGAGCAAGACAGCTGGGACATGAAGCAAGGCCATGTACGGTCAATCAGTGACCGGCTTCTGCATTTTTCAATGGAGAGTGGTAAAATGCCATGTTCTGCCAGCTATCCTCAAATCAATGGATACCATGCAAACCAGCACTTACAATATAACCAGCAAGGATTAGAGTACAACAAACTGGCTCCTTATACCGAATACCCCTTTTCAGTGGAGTACGAAAATGGCTACAAAGCGCCACCACCATTTCATTCCCAGCACAACAG ACTTCCAACTCCAGAGGTTTGTCACAGACTCTCCACGTCTCCCCCTGCTGGCAGGGAGGTCAACGCCTGCAGTCGCAGTCAACTGGAAATGCTTATGAACGAGAACAAGAGACTCAGACAGGAGCTAGAGGGACAAACGGAGAAGGCCCTCAAAATTCAGAAG CTGGAACAAGAAATCCAAAGGATCTCCGAGGCCTATGATACTTTGATGAAGGGCTGTGCTAAAAGAGAAGCTCTGGAGCAAGCGCTAAGAAATAAGCTGATGGCGGAGATCAAGCGGCTACAGCATTCAAGCGTTCAAGCGGCCAAACAAGCTGAAGCTGCTGACCAGAACCAGCACGCTATAGAGAAACTCCATCTGCAGA ATGAAGAGCAGAAGCTGCGGTGTGCGTGTCTGGAACAGGAGGTCCAGCATCTGCGAAACGAAGCGGAGAAGCATCAGCGCAGGAGCGAGGCCCTGGAGAGCACACTGAGATCCACACAGACCCGCAGTCAGCAGCTGTGGACGGAGCTGCAGAGGAAGAGAGCGTATGTGGAGAAGGTTGAGCGTCTGCAGGGGGCTCTGACTCAGCTCCAAGCCACCTGCGAGAAAAGAGAAGGGCTGGAAATGCGCCTGAGGACACGGCTAGAGCAGGAACTGCGGAGCCTCCGAAATCAGCAG CGGCAGCCTCAGCCAGTCGGAGGAACGTCCCACGTGAGTGTGTACACACTGCAGGAGAATCTGCGGGAGAAAGAGGAGCGCATTTTGTCCCTTGAGGCCGATAAGATACGCTGGGAGCAGAAATACCTGGAGGAGAAGACCATGAGGGAGTTTGCTATGGATGCTGCTGCCACTGCTGCAGCTCAGAG AGACACAACCATCATTAACCATTCACCCTGCCATTCCTTCATTGAGGAGCTCCCATCAACTGAATACAGGAACCAGGAGGTAGAAAACAG GATACGTTCCCTGTATGCCCAAATCCTAGAGAAGGACACAGTGATCAGCATCCTGAAGCAGAAGCTTCAGCATGAGCAGAAGGGACAGTTGGGTGCCCTCCAGCCAGCTACTGCTGACTCCTCCATCATCAGCTCTCATTCAACACCTGCACACACTGCCCAGGGCAAAG AAAGGAGCCATTTCAATGACCAGGCAGCTGGTACGTTACATTCCTCACATGCCCCGGTAGAGGCCTTGGCACACACAACAGATCAAACCCCACACACAGAAGCCAAGCCCA AGAACATCCagaaagcaccatctgctgtggACCTTTTCAAGGGCGTGGATGATGTGTCAGCAGAAGCAGTGGAGATTTTCATCTGA